A section of the Rhodobacter sp. genome encodes:
- a CDS encoding D-glycerate dehydrogenase, protein MPLKRLHVVVTRRLPDPVETRLKELFDAELRDDDTRMSREDLVEAMKRADVLVPTVTDSIDAALLAQAGERLKLIANYGAGVDHIDVQSARQRGILVSNTPGVVTEDTADMTLALMLAVTRKIPQGLAEMQAGDWRGWSPMAHLGGRIGGKRLGILGMGRIGQAVARRAQAFGMQIHYHNRRRLRPEVEGPLEATYWESLDQMVARMDVISINCPHTPSTFHLMNARRLKLMKPSAVIVNTSRGEVIDENALTRMLRAGELGGAGLDVFEHGHEINPRLRELSNVVLLPHMGSATLEGRIEMGEKVILNIKTFADGHRPPDQVLPGML, encoded by the coding sequence ATGCCCCTCAAGCGTTTGCATGTCGTCGTCACCCGGCGCCTGCCCGATCCCGTGGAAACGCGGCTGAAGGAGCTGTTCGACGCCGAATTGCGCGACGACGACACCCGGATGAGCCGCGAGGACCTGGTCGAGGCGATGAAACGCGCCGACGTTCTGGTGCCGACGGTAACCGACTCGATCGACGCGGCGCTGCTGGCGCAGGCGGGCGAGCGGCTGAAACTGATCGCGAACTACGGCGCGGGGGTTGACCACATCGACGTGCAATCTGCCCGCCAGCGCGGGATCCTGGTGTCGAATACGCCGGGCGTGGTGACCGAGGATACCGCGGACATGACGCTGGCGCTGATGCTGGCCGTGACCCGCAAGATTCCCCAGGGCCTGGCCGAGATGCAGGCCGGCGACTGGCGCGGCTGGTCGCCGATGGCGCATCTGGGCGGTCGGATCGGCGGCAAGCGGCTGGGCATTCTGGGGATGGGCCGGATCGGCCAGGCGGTGGCGCGGCGCGCGCAGGCCTTCGGGATGCAGATCCACTATCACAACCGCCGGCGCCTGCGCCCCGAGGTCGAGGGCCCGCTGGAGGCGACCTACTGGGAAAGCCTCGACCAGATGGTCGCGCGCATGGACGTGATCAGCATCAACTGCCCGCACACGCCCTCGACCTTTCACCTGATGAACGCACGGCGGCTGAAGCTGATGAAACCCTCGGCGGTGATCGTCAACACGTCGCGCGGCGAGGTGATAGACGAGAACGCGCTGACGCGGATGCTGCGCGCGGGCGAGTTGGGCGGCGCCGGTCTCGACGTTTTCGAACACGGCCACGAGATCAATCCGCGACTGCGCGAACTGTCGAATGTCGTGCTTTTGCCGCATATGGGGTCGGCCACGCTCGAAGGGCGGATCGAGATGGGCGAAAAGGTCATCCTGAACATCAAGACCTTCGCCGACGGCCACCGGCCGCCGGATCAGGTGCTTCCCGGGATGCTGTAA
- a CDS encoding DEAD/DEAH box helicase produces MTSALPSLPAPLATALAEQGYDTLTPVQEAMLDPALTGKDLLVSAQTGSGKTVAFGLAMAGDLLMEGDQMPPPDTPRALVIAPTRELALQVRREFEWLYGPAGAVLASCVGGMDIRTERRALERGAHIVVGTPGRLRDHIERSTIDLTTVRAVVLDEADEMLDLGFREDLEFILQALPEDRRTLLFSATVSREIERLAQTYQRDAQRLATAAPREQHGDIAYRAMVVAAEDAEHAIVNTLRFYEARNALVFCKTRAAVNHLTARFLNRGFPVVPLSGELAQDERARALQAMRDGRARVCVATDVAARGIDLPGLELVIHADLPTNKETLLHRSGRTGRAGKKGVSVLVVPTAAQRKAERLLKMAGVEADWGPAPTAAEVSARDAERLLTDAALTAPETPDEADTIAMLAERFTARELAAAVSRFYFAARSAPEDVVPVSADGPKPRARAEFERSFWVRLGVGRNERAEPRWLLPMLCRAGQLTKADIGAIRIYDDHTLAQLHDDCADRFFNALGEDMALEQGIPVTRADAPPEGERPAPRPRRDDAERPARAPRPDGDSRPPRREDSADRPKPAYRAREDSADRPKPAYRAREDSADRPKPAYRAREDSADRPKPAYRPREDSADRPKPAYRPREDNADRPKPAYRAREDSADRPKPAYRPREERAAGERSAERPYAPRDRKAQGDAPGAKRPYSPKGDDSTRKPRAPKRGDDAGPARKFAKYTAERPARDDRRGKDAPARDMTAADRPAKPARPRIDPEAARNPSARLAPPKGKKAPDRKPRPTGGDHRPTRPKR; encoded by the coding sequence ATGACCTCCGCCCTGCCCTCTCTGCCCGCTCCTCTGGCGACCGCGCTCGCCGAACAGGGCTATGACACCCTGACGCCGGTGCAGGAGGCCATGCTCGACCCTGCCCTGACCGGAAAGGACCTGCTGGTCTCGGCACAGACGGGCTCGGGCAAGACCGTGGCCTTTGGCCTGGCGATGGCCGGTGACCTGCTGATGGAGGGCGACCAGATGCCGCCCCCCGACACCCCCCGCGCGCTGGTCATTGCGCCGACCCGCGAGCTTGCCTTGCAGGTCCGCCGCGAATTCGAATGGCTCTACGGCCCGGCGGGCGCGGTGTTGGCCAGTTGCGTCGGCGGGATGGACATCCGCACCGAACGCCGGGCGCTGGAACGTGGCGCGCACATCGTCGTCGGCACCCCGGGGCGCCTGCGCGACCATATCGAACGCTCGACGATCGACCTGACCACCGTGCGCGCCGTGGTTCTGGACGAAGCCGACGAGATGCTCGACCTCGGCTTTCGCGAGGATCTTGAATTCATCCTGCAAGCCCTGCCCGAGGATCGCCGCACGCTGCTCTTCTCGGCCACCGTCTCGCGCGAGATCGAACGCTTGGCGCAAACCTATCAGCGCGACGCGCAGCGCCTGGCAACGGCCGCGCCGCGCGAACAGCATGGCGACATTGCCTATCGCGCCATGGTGGTCGCCGCCGAGGATGCCGAACACGCCATCGTCAACACCCTGCGCTTTTACGAGGCCCGCAACGCCCTGGTCTTCTGCAAGACCCGCGCCGCCGTGAACCACCTGACCGCCCGGTTCCTGAACCGCGGCTTCCCGGTGGTGCCGCTGTCGGGCGAACTGGCGCAGGACGAACGCGCCCGCGCACTTCAGGCGATGCGCGACGGGCGCGCGCGGGTCTGCGTGGCAACCGATGTGGCCGCGCGCGGCATCGACCTGCCGGGGCTGGAACTGGTGATCCACGCCGACCTGCCCACCAACAAGGAAACGCTGCTGCACCGTTCGGGCCGCACCGGGCGCGCCGGCAAGAAGGGCGTGAGCGTGCTGGTGGTGCCGACCGCGGCCCAGCGCAAGGCCGAGCGCCTGCTGAAAATGGCCGGGGTCGAGGCCGACTGGGGCCCGGCACCCACCGCGGCCGAAGTGTCCGCCCGCGATGCCGAACGGCTGCTCACCGACGCCGCACTGACCGCGCCGGAAACCCCGGACGAGGCCGACACCATCGCCATGCTGGCCGAACGCTTCACCGCGCGCGAACTGGCGGCGGCCGTCTCGCGGTTCTATTTCGCGGCCCGCTCGGCGCCCGAGGACGTGGTGCCGGTCAGCGCCGACGGCCCGAAGCCGCGCGCCCGCGCAGAATTCGAACGCAGCTTCTGGGTGCGGTTGGGCGTCGGTCGCAACGAACGGGCCGAACCGCGCTGGCTGCTGCCGATGCTGTGCCGTGCCGGCCAGCTGACCAAGGCCGACATCGGGGCGATCCGCATCTACGACGATCACACCCTGGCGCAACTGCATGACGATTGCGCGGACCGCTTCTTCAACGCCCTGGGCGAGGACATGGCGCTGGAGCAGGGCATCCCCGTGACCCGTGCCGACGCCCCGCCCGAGGGCGAGCGCCCTGCCCCGCGGCCCCGTCGCGACGATGCCGAGCGTCCGGCCCGCGCACCGCGCCCGGACGGCGACAGCCGCCCGCCCCGCCGCGAGGACAGCGCGGATCGCCCCAAACCCGCCTATCGCGCGCGTGAGGACAGCGCGGATCGTCCCAAACCCGCCTATCGCGCGCGTGAGGACAGCGCGGATCGTCCCAAACCCGCGTATCGCGCGCGTGAGGACAGCGCGGATCGCCCCAAACCCGCCTATCGCCCACGCGAGGACAGCGCGGATCGTCCCAAACCCGCGTATCGCCCGCGTGAGGACAACGCCGATCGCCCCAAGCCCGCCTATCGCGCGCGTGAGGACAGCGCGGATCGCCCCAAACCCGCGTATCGCCCGCGTGAGGAACGCGCCGCCGGCGAACGCAGCGCCGAACGGCCCTACGCGCCGCGCGACCGCAAGGCGCAAGGCGACGCGCCCGGCGCCAAGCGTCCCTACAGCCCCAAGGGCGACGACAGCACCCGCAAACCGCGCGCACCCAAACGCGGCGACGACGCGGGCCCGGCGCGCAAATTTGCGAAATACACCGCCGAGCGCCCCGCGCGCGATGACAGGCGCGGCAAGGACGCGCCCGCCAGGGACATGACCGCGGCCGACCGGCCGGCGAAACCCGCCCGCCCCCGGATCGATCCCGAGGCCGCGCGCAATCCCTCGGCCCGCCTGGCCCCGCCCAAAGGCAAGAAGGCCCCGGATCGAAAGCCCCGCCCGACCGGCGGCGACCATCGCCCGACGCGGCCCAAACGCTGA
- a CDS encoding GyrI-like domain-containing protein — translation MVKDPLLSGKPGIVEFVQVPAMTYLAIEGQGAPGDAAYRLAVGALYPLAYGARFAGKVRGIDEKVGPLEGLWWADDMTAFLSGRREDWRWRMMIRAPSWLDEVAFQGLRVAARQKKAMDSARIAALDQVALTTLDEGACVQALHVGPYADEGPLIQRMHAEAAARGRALRGRHHEIYLSDPARVAPERLKTILRQPVT, via the coding sequence ATGGTCAAAGACCCTCTATTGTCAGGCAAACCCGGAATTGTTGAATTCGTGCAGGTTCCGGCAATGACCTACCTTGCCATCGAGGGGCAGGGCGCGCCCGGGGACGCGGCCTACAGGTTGGCGGTCGGGGCGCTCTATCCCCTGGCCTATGGCGCGCGCTTCGCCGGCAAGGTGCGGGGGATCGACGAAAAGGTCGGGCCGCTGGAGGGGCTGTGGTGGGCCGACGACATGACCGCGTTTCTGTCCGGTCGTCGCGAAGACTGGCGCTGGCGGATGATGATCCGGGCGCCGTCGTGGCTGGATGAGGTCGCGTTCCAGGGCCTGCGCGTTGCCGCCCGGCAGAAAAAGGCCATGGACAGCGCGCGAATTGCGGCGCTGGACCAGGTCGCGCTGACCACGCTGGACGAGGGGGCCTGCGTTCAGGCGCTGCACGTCGGCCCCTATGCCGACGAAGGCCCGCTGATCCAGAGAATGCACGCCGAGGCGGCGGCGCGGGGCCGGGCGCTGAGAGGGCGCCACCACGAGATCTATCTTTCGGACCCGGCGCGGGTCGCGCCCGAGCGGCTGAAGACGATTTTGCGCCAGCCTGTCACTTGA
- a CDS encoding CoA ester lyase, which produces MSFRIQPPAPARPNRCQLFGPGSRTALFEKMAASAADVINLDLEDSVAPSDKDQARANVIRATHDIDWGNKLLSVRINGLDTPWWYRDVVDLLEQASDRLDQIMIPKVGCAADVYAVDALVTAIERARGRTRPISFEVIIESAAGIAHVEEIAASSPRLQAMSLGAADFAASMGMQTTGIGGTQENYYMLREGQSYWSDPWHWAQTAIVAACRTHGVLPVDGPFGDFSDDDGFRAQARRSATLGMVGKWAIHPKQVTLANEVFTPSDAAVADARAILAAMEEAKANGQGATTYKGKLIDIASMKQAEVIVKQAELIAKG; this is translated from the coding sequence ATGTCCTTTCGCATCCAGCCCCCCGCTCCCGCCCGTCCCAATCGTTGCCAACTGTTCGGCCCGGGGTCGCGCACGGCGCTGTTCGAAAAGATGGCGGCCTCGGCGGCGGATGTGATCAACCTCGATCTCGAGGATTCCGTCGCCCCCTCGGACAAGGATCAGGCCCGCGCCAACGTCATCCGCGCGACGCATGACATCGACTGGGGCAACAAGCTGCTCAGCGTGCGCATCAACGGGCTGGACACGCCCTGGTGGTATCGCGATGTCGTGGACCTGCTGGAACAGGCCAGCGACCGGCTGGATCAGATCATGATCCCCAAGGTCGGCTGCGCGGCCGATGTTTACGCGGTGGACGCGCTCGTCACCGCGATCGAGCGCGCCAGGGGCCGCACCCGGCCGATCAGCTTCGAAGTCATCATCGAAAGCGCCGCCGGGATCGCCCATGTCGAAGAGATCGCGGCCTCGAGCCCGCGCCTGCAAGCGATGAGCCTGGGCGCGGCCGATTTCGCGGCTTCGATGGGGATGCAGACCACCGGCATCGGGGGCACGCAGGAAAACTACTACATGCTGCGCGAGGGCCAGTCCTATTGGTCCGATCCCTGGCACTGGGCGCAGACCGCCATTGTCGCCGCCTGCCGCACGCATGGCGTGCTGCCGGTGGACGGCCCGTTCGGCGATTTCTCGGATGACGACGGGTTCCGCGCGCAGGCCCGCCGTTCGGCCACGCTGGGCATGGTCGGCAAATGGGCGATCCACCCCAAGCAGGTCACACTGGCGAACGAGGTCTTCACCCCGTCGGACGCTGCCGTGGCCGACGCCCGCGCAATCCTGGCCGCGATGGAAGAGGCCAAGGCGAATGGCCAGGGCGCCACGACCTACAAGGGCAAGTTGATCGACATCGCCTCGATGAAGCAGGCCGAGGTGATCGTGAAACAGGCCGAACTGATCGCCAAAGGCTGA
- a CDS encoding isoprenylcysteine carboxylmethyltransferase family protein, with the protein MSETAVKPVNQKIRFWIVRLAFLACVPLIVLARPIWSDWSLATAILRSLGTLMLVAGVLYRVWAILYIGGRKNAEVVQDGPYSMSRHPLYFGTTLAMAGFGLMLNSLVFALLLGGLSLLILSATAAREERFLRAEFGAGYDRFAQRVTTRVLPRLALFHTAETVTFKPRILRTNIADALGFLILIPLVALLDLAHAWGLPSLFSIF; encoded by the coding sequence ATGTCCGAGACCGCCGTGAAGCCCGTGAACCAGAAGATCCGCTTCTGGATTGTTCGCCTGGCCTTTCTTGCCTGTGTGCCACTGATCGTTCTGGCGCGTCCGATCTGGTCCGACTGGTCGCTGGCCACGGCCATCCTGCGGTCGCTGGGCACGCTGATGCTGGTGGCGGGGGTGCTCTACCGGGTGTGGGCGATCCTGTATATCGGCGGGCGCAAGAACGCCGAGGTGGTGCAGGACGGCCCCTATTCCATGAGCCGCCACCCCCTGTATTTCGGCACGACGCTGGCGATGGCGGGCTTTGGGCTGATGCTGAATTCGCTGGTTTTCGCGCTGTTGCTGGGCGGGCTGTCGCTGCTGATCCTGTCCGCGACCGCCGCACGCGAGGAACGCTTTCTGCGCGCCGAGTTCGGCGCCGGCTATGACCGGTTCGCCCAGCGGGTGACGACCCGCGTGTTGCCGCGTCTTGCGCTGTTCCACACGGCCGAGACGGTGACCTTCAAGCCGCGGATCCTGCGCACGAACATCGCCGATGCGCTGGGCTTTCTGATCCTCATTCCGCTGGTGGCGCTGCTCGATCTGGCGCATGCCTGGGGCCTGCCCAGCCTGTTTTCGATCTTCTGA
- a CDS encoding DUF1611 domain-containing protein: protein MIETPYLLFLGDAPDQLAAKVAQGIKDWRPEYAVGQLRLEGCKADMGVPDMTLAEAKAAGVKTLVIGVANRGGVISQSWKKVLVEALEEGFDLASGLHNLLRDEEDLAAVARATGRTLHDVRIPSVKYPIANGVKRTGKRMLAVGTDCSVGKMYTALCMEREMRARGMKATFRATGQTGILITGGGVPLDAVIADFMAGSIEYLTPDNDADHWDLIEGQGSLYHVSYSGVTLALVHGGQPDALVLCHEPTRPHMRGLPGYQLPSIEAVRDTALALARVANPACVAVGVSVNTQHMADAEARAYLAEVEARLGLPATDPFRYGAAKLVDALENL, encoded by the coding sequence ATGATCGAAACCCCCTATCTTCTGTTCCTGGGCGATGCGCCCGACCAACTGGCGGCCAAGGTCGCGCAGGGCATCAAGGACTGGCGCCCGGAATATGCCGTGGGCCAGCTGCGTCTGGAAGGCTGCAAGGCCGACATGGGCGTGCCCGACATGACCCTGGCCGAGGCCAAGGCGGCGGGCGTGAAAACCCTGGTGATCGGCGTCGCGAACCGCGGCGGCGTCATCAGTCAGAGCTGGAAGAAGGTGCTGGTCGAAGCCCTGGAAGAGGGTTTCGACCTGGCCTCGGGGCTGCACAACCTGCTGCGCGACGAGGAGGACCTGGCCGCGGTCGCCCGGGCCACCGGGCGCACCCTGCACGATGTGCGCATCCCCTCAGTGAAATATCCGATCGCCAATGGTGTCAAGCGCACCGGCAAGAGGATGCTGGCGGTGGGCACGGATTGCTCGGTCGGCAAGATGTATACGGCGCTCTGCATGGAGCGCGAGATGCGCGCGCGCGGCATGAAGGCCACGTTCCGCGCCACCGGGCAGACCGGTATCCTGATCACCGGCGGTGGTGTGCCGCTGGATGCGGTGATCGCCGATTTCATGGCCGGCTCGATCGAGTATCTGACGCCCGACAACGACGCCGACCACTGGGACCTGATCGAGGGTCAGGGGAGCCTCTATCACGTCAGCTATTCGGGGGTGACGCTGGCCCTGGTGCACGGCGGTCAGCCGGATGCGCTGGTCCTCTGCCATGAGCCGACGCGCCCCCACATGCGCGGGCTTCCGGGGTATCAACTGCCCTCGATCGAGGCGGTGCGCGATACGGCGCTGGCGCTGGCGCGGGTGGCGAACCCGGCCTGCGTGGCGGTGGGCGTGTCGGTGAACACGCAGCATATGGCGGATGCCGAGGCCCGGGCCTATCTGGCCGAGGTCGAGGCTCGGCTGGGTCTGCCGGCGACCGACCCGTTCCGCTATGGCGCGGCCAAGCTGGTGGACGCGCTGGAAAACCTGTGA
- a CDS encoding dipeptide epimerase: MIRVEAESFRLAEVFTISRGSRTEARVLTVRIERDGLTGRGECVPYARYGETIESVAAQIAGLPGGIDRDALQSALPAGAARNAVDCALWDLEAKRRGTRVWTLAGLAAPGPMETCFTLSLDTPERMRAAAARNAHRPLLKIKLGTPDDMARLEAVRAGAPNARIVVDANEGWTAEVYSDLAPHLLRLGVQMVEQPLPAGQDDLLAEIARPLPVCADESCHDRASLPALRGKYDMVNIKLDKTGGLTEALALRDAARAEGYRVMVGCMVGTSLAMAPAVLVAQGAEVVDLDGPLLLAEDRATPLAYDAAGVHPPEAALWG, encoded by the coding sequence ATGATCCGGGTCGAGGCCGAGAGTTTTCGTCTGGCCGAGGTATTCACCATCTCGCGCGGGTCGCGCACCGAGGCGCGGGTTCTGACCGTCCGGATCGAGCGGGACGGGCTGACCGGCCGGGGAGAGTGCGTGCCCTACGCGCGCTATGGCGAGACGATCGAGTCGGTGGCGGCGCAGATCGCGGGCTTGCCGGGCGGGATCGACCGCGACGCGCTGCAATCGGCGTTGCCCGCCGGTGCGGCGCGCAACGCCGTCGATTGCGCGCTGTGGGACCTGGAGGCGAAGCGCCGGGGCACGCGGGTCTGGACCTTGGCGGGGCTGGCCGCGCCGGGGCCCATGGAAACCTGTTTCACGCTGTCGCTGGACACCCCCGAGCGGATGCGCGCCGCCGCCGCGCGGAATGCCCATCGGCCGCTTCTGAAGATCAAGCTGGGCACGCCCGACGACATGGCGCGGCTGGAGGCGGTGCGCGCCGGCGCTCCGAACGCGCGCATCGTCGTCGATGCGAACGAGGGGTGGACGGCCGAGGTCTACTCCGACCTGGCGCCGCATCTGCTGCGCCTGGGCGTGCAGATGGTCGAACAGCCCCTGCCGGCCGGTCAGGACGACCTGCTGGCCGAGATCGCGCGCCCGCTGCCGGTCTGCGCGGATGAAAGCTGCCATGACCGGGCCAGCCTGCCGGCGCTGCGGGGCAAGTATGACATGGTCAACATCAAGCTGGACAAGACCGGCGGGTTGACCGAGGCGCTTGCGCTGCGTGACGCGGCCCGGGCCGAGGGCTACCGGGTGATGGTGGGCTGCATGGTCGGCACGTCGCTGGCGATGGCGCCCGCGGTGCTGGTCGCGCAGGGCGCCGAGGTGGTGGATCTGGACGGCCCGCTGTTGCTGGCCGAGGACCGGGCGACGCCGCTGGCCTATGACGCCGCCGGCGTGCACCCGCCCGAGGCCGCGCTCTGGGGGTGA